AAGTCGCGATCTACGCCCGCTATTCTTCCGACAATCAACGCGACGCCTCCATCGCCGACCAGTTCCGTATGTGCCGTCTCCATGCCGAGAAGCAGGGCTGGCATATCGTCGAGGAGTATTCGGACCACGCGATCTCCGGCGCCTCGCTGATCCGCCCAGGCATTCAGGCGCTCATGGCCGACGCAATGGGCGGCCGTTTCGACCTGATCCTGGCCGAAGCGATGGACCGCCTCTCCCGCGATCAGGAAGACATCGCGGGCATCTTCAAGCGCATGTCCTATGCCGACGTGAAGATGTTCACCCTGTCGGAAGGCGAGGTGACGCATCTGCATGTCGGTCTCAAGGGCACGATGAATGCGCTGTTCCTGAAGGATCTGGCCGACAAGACCCGCCGCGGGCAGCGCGGCCGCGTCGAGGCGGGCAAATCGGGTGGTGGCAATGCCTATGGCTACGATGTGGTCAAGAAACTCGATGCGAACGGCGAGCCGATCCGCGGCGATCGCACCATCAACGAGTTCCAGGCCGAGGTGGTCCGCCGCATCTTGCGCGACTACGCCGCCGGCAAGTCGGCCAAGACCATCGCCTTCGCCCTGAACAAGGAAGGCATTCCCGCTCCGTCAGGCGGCGATTGGGGGTTCAGCACGATCAACGGCAACCCGAAACGGGGCAATGGCATCCTCAACAATGAGATGTATATCGGCAAGATCGTCTGGAACCGGCAGCGCTTCGTCAAGGATCCGAACACCGGCAAGCGGCAGGCCCGCCCCAACCCGGAAGAGGAATGGGTCATCCAGGAAACGCCGGAGCTGCGCATCCTCGATGACGATCTCTGGAACGCCGTGAAGGCGCGGCAGGAGAAGAACAAGATCGCCCGGAAGGAAAACGGCGAGGCCGATCTCTCCCGGATCAATACCCGCCGCCGCCCCAAATACCTCTTCTCGGGATTGACCAAATGTTCCTGCTGTGGTGGCGGCTATTCCGCGATCTCGGCGACGCTGATCGGATGTGCGACGGCGCGCAACAAGGGGACCTGCGACAACCGGGTCAACATCCGCCGCGACGAGTTGGAAGCGCGTGTGCTGAACGCACTGCGTACCAAACTCGTCGATCCGGAGCTCTTCACCCATTTCTGCGAGGTCTTCACGCAGGAGATGAACCGGCTGCGCATGGAGGGCCGCGCCGAGATCGCGTCGGCCGAGGCGGAGATTGCGAAGATCGATCGGGAACTCGAGACCCTCCTCAATTTGATACTGAAGGGTGGGGCCGCTGACGCGCTCAACGCGAAGATGGTGGCGATTGAGAAACGCAAGAAGGAACTTGAACTGTTCCTGGCCGAAGCCGACGAGCCGCCACCCCTGCTGCACCCGAGCATGGCACTGCAATACCGCAAGCGGGTCCAACAGCTTTACGACGCCCTGCAGGACGAAGACGAGGGGAAGCGGATCGAGGCCGCCGACACGCTGCGCTCGCTCGTGGATCAGATCGAGCTGACGCCGGTCGACGGCAAGGTGGAGATCGCCGTTCAGGGCGATCTCGCTGGAATCCTTACGATTTCCACGCAAAGCAAAAACCCCGCAGCGGGGGCTACGGGGTCGCAAGTAAAGATGGTTGCGGGGGCAGGATTTGAACCTGCGACCTTCAGGTTATGAGCCTGACGAGCTACCGGGCTGCTCCACCCCGCGTCACCGATGCGAGCGCTTTTGCGCTGCGGTGATGCGGATATAAGCGACACTTTGATGAATGAAAAGGCCGAATCGCCCAGGCGAGGCAAAAAACTTCGGTGCGCCGCGAAGAGCTCCCCGCAGCCCATGCATGTACCCCTTTCCAAATTAAGCCATGAAGCGGCCGCCGGCACAAGCCGGCGCCGCCGATCCGACATTTCCGCCTAGTCTCGCAATTCGCGTCGCAGCACCTTGCCGACATTCGTCTTCGGCAACTCGTCCCGGAACTCGACGACCTTCGGCCGCTTGTAGCCCGTCAGATTGTCGCGACAGAACGCCTTTACCGCTTCCTCGGTGACGGACGGATCGCTCGTCACCACGAACAGCTTGACCGCCTCGCCGGAATTCTCGTCCTCCATGCCGATGGCGGCTGCTTCCACGACGCCGGGCATGCGTGTCACCACGTCTTCGACCTCGTTCGGGTAGACGTTGAAGCCGGACACGTTGATCATGTCCTTCTTGCGATCCACGATCCTTGTGGCGCCCGTCTCGTCCATGAGGCCGATGTCGCCCGTCAGGAAATAGCCGTCGCTGGTGAAGGATTTCTTCGTGTCGTCCGGGCGGTTCCAGTAGCCCGCCGTCACCTGCGGGCCCTTGATGGCCAGTTCGCCGCGCTCGCCGAACGGCAGCGGGTTGCCATCGTCATCCACGATACGGCAGTCGGTGGACGGCACCGGATAGCCGATCGTGCCGGTATACTCCTTGTCGGTCACGATGTTGCAGCAGGCCACAGGGGCGGTCTCCGACAGGCCATAGCCCTGGCAGATCGTGCAGCCCGTCACCTGCTTCCACAGATCGGCCGTCGCGCCCTGCACCGCCATGCCGCCGCCGACCGAGATGCGCAGCGAGGACCAGTCGACGCTCCTGGCATCCGGATGGCGGGCTATCGCGCCGAACAGCGTGTTCACGGCCGGGAACAGGTGGAAGGGTTGCGCCTTCAACTCCTTGATCACGGCGGGAATGTCGCGTGGGTTGATGATCAGGATGTTGCAGCCGCCCTGCCGCATCGACAGCATCATGTTCACCGTGAAGCCGAAGATATGATACAGCGGCAGCGCGCAGATCGTGTTCGTCTGCTCGCCGGCGGGCACGTTGCGCATGGCCGGCTCGTGCCACAGCTCCGACTGGATGACGTTGGAAACGAGATTTCGGTGCGACAGGATGCACCCCTTGGAAACACCCGTCGTACCGCCCGTATATTGCAGGCTCGCCATGTCGTCGGGCTTGGGAGCAACGCGCTCGAAGGTCGAGGCCGCGCCCGTCCTGATCGCCTGGTTCCAGCGCTCGGCGCCCGGCAATTCATAGGCCGGCACCATCTTCTTGACCCGCCGCAGCACGAAATTGACGATCGTGCCCTTCAGCATGGGCAGCATGTCGCCCACGGATGCGACGATGACATGCTCCACCGGAACGTCCGGCAGGCACTTCTGCAGGGTCGTCGCCATGTTTTCCAGGATCACGATGGCGCGCGCCCCGGAATCGGTCAGCTGATGCTTGAGTTCGCGCGGGGTGTAGAGCGGATTGGTATTCACCACCACCATGCCGGCGCGCAGCACGCCGGCGACGGCTACTGGATATTGCAGGACGTTCGGCATCATCAGCGCAACGCGGTCGCCGCGCTTCAGGCCCTTCGCCTGCAGATAGGCCGCGAAATTGCGCGAGGCGACGTCCATCTCGCGGTAGGTGATCGAGCGGCCCATGAACTTGAAGACGGGGCGATCCGCGAAGCGCTTGAACGAATCTTCCAAAAGATCGACCAGCGAGGCAAACGGCAGTTCGGGCAACTCGGCCGGTACGCCCTCCGGATAGTACTGCAGCCACGGCTTGTTCATGAGTTTCGGCACCTCCCAGTTTCCGATACCCCATCGATATAGGCTAAAAGCGCCCTCGAAAAGGTAATTTACGTAAGCGTAAGATCAGACCGTCGTGACCCGCCTGCCCTGCGCAACCGCGTCCCTTGCGGAGATATCCACTGTGGTCGCCCGGATCACCTCGACATTGTCGATCAGCCGGACGTCACCCAGCCAGGCCGCGGCCAGGATCCGTGTCGGCACGTTGCCCAAGCTGTTCACGGGCGCAAGGCTGGCCTCGTCCCGCAGTTCGAGATACTCCACCGCCCGGAAGCCGCCCGCCAGGATCGCATCCCGCGCCTGTGCAAGCGTAGCCTTCACATCCGAGCCGGCCCCGATGGCGCCCGCAGCCCTGAACAGCGCGTCGGGGAGGGCCCGGGCGAGAATGCGCTCCTCTGCCGACAGCCTCCTGTTGCGGCTGGACATGGCAAGCCCGTCCTCCTCGCGGACCGTTCCGCAGGCGACGATCCGCGTCGGCAGGTCGAGGTCCGACACCATGCGGCGCACCACCATGAGCTGCTGGAAATCCTTCTCGCCGAAGAAGGCGCGGTCGGCCGCCGTCTGGATCAGCAGCTTGGCGACGACCGTCGCCACACCGTCGAAATGGCCCGGCCGGAACGCGCCGCACAGCCCTTCGCTGACCCCGGCAACCGATACCGTCGTGGCGAAGCCCTCGGGATACATGTCCACCCCGTCCGGCACATAGAGAACATGCACTCCCAGCGGCTCCAGCATGGCCGCATCGGCATCTTCGGTGCGCGGATAGGCGGCCAGATCCGCCGGATTGTTGAACTGGCGGGGATTGACGAAAAGCGTCACGACGACCCTGTCGGTCTCGGCCAGGGCGTGGCGGACGAGGCTCAGATGGCCCTCGTGCAGGGCGCCCATCGTGGGCACCACGCCGACCGTCAGCCCGCCCTGCTTCCAGTCGTGGACCATGGCCCGCAGCGCGCGCGGGCTGCGAACGATCGCGACCGCGCCCATCAGAGTGCACCCGCCCTTTCGCCGAACGTATGCTCGGCCGCCGGAAAACGCCCCTCCCGCACGTCACGGACATAAGCGGCGATGGCGTCTTCCGCGGCCATGCCGAGTTCGGCGTAGCGACGCACGAATTTCGGCTGGAAGTCGGTGAATACGCCGAGGATATCGTCCAGAACGAGAATCTGGCCGTCGCAGGCCGGCGATGCTCCGATGCCGATGGTGGGCACCGGCAGGCGTTCGGTGATCTCACGCGCGAGAGGCTCCACCACCTTCTCCAGCACCACGGCGAAGGCGCCGGCCTCGGCCATGGCGACGGCGTCGGCGAGGATCCTGTCGCGGGCCGCGCCGCGGCCCTGCACCTTGTAGCCGCCGAAGCTCTGCACCCGTTGCGGCACCAGCCCGACATGGGCGCACACGGGGATGCCCCGCGCCGTCAGGAAGGCGACCGTCCCGGCCATCTCGACGCCCCCCTCCAGCTTGACCGCCGCGCATCCCGTCTCGGCCATCACCCGGGCCGAAGCCTCGAAGGCCTGCCCCGCGCCGGCCTCGTAGCTCCCGAAGGGAAGGTCCACCACCACCAGCGCGCGCCCGGCCCCGCGCATCACCGCCTTGCCGTGCAGGATCATCATGTCCAGCGTCACGCCCAGCGTGTTGGGCAGGCCGTGCACGACCATGCCAAGGCTGTCGCCCACCAGGATGAGATCGCAATGCCGGTCGGCCAACCGCGCCATCGGTGTCGTATAAGCCGTCAGGCAGGCGATCTTCTCGCCGCCCTTCCGGGCGATCAGCTCTGGTGGCGTGATCGATCTGATCTTCGCATCGACGCTCACGTCCGGTCCCTCCCCGCTTCCAGATTGGGGCTTCCCCACCCCGCGAGGCTGCCTTATAGGGCAGGTGTGACCAATATGACAGAAGCTCCTATCGATGCGCGTTACGGCGCACCGCCGCCCGACCTCGTCGCGGAGGACGCATCGGTATCGCGTATCCAGCTTTCGCCGTTCGTGCCCGGCTCGACGGCGCTGGAGGCCGTTCCGGATGGCGGTATCGCATCGCTCGTGATGCTGGCACCCCCCGGCTCGCTCGAGCGGCGCTACGTCCTGGCGCACGGGCTGCGCGCGCTTGCGCCGGGTGGCCGGCTGGTGGCACTCGCACCGAAGGACAAGGGCGGCGCCCGCCTGGCGGGAGAGCTGCAAGCCTTCGGCTGCGATCCGACGGAAAGCTTCCGGCGTCGCCACCGCATCTGTATCCTCGACAGGCCGGCCGGCACGTTGAGCCTCCAGGCCGCGATGGACGAAGGGGCTCCACGCCTCGTGCCGGAACTCGACCTCTGGTCGCAACCGGGCGTCTTTTCATGGGACAGGCTCGATCCCGGCAGCCGCCTGTTGATGGAGGTGCTGCCGCCGCTGGCGGGCAAGGGAGCCGATCTCGGATGCGGCATCGGCATCCTGAGCCGGCACGCCCTGCGGTCGGACAAGGTCGAGAGCCTCGCCCTTCTGGATATCGACAGGCGGGCGGTGGACTGCGCGCGGCGCAATGTCACCGATCCACGCGCGTCCTTCCTGTGGGCCGATGCGTTGACGGAGCCGCTCGGCCCCCTGGACTTCGTCATCAGCAATCCCCCGTTCCATGCCGAGGGGAGCGAAAGCCGGGAACTGGGACAGGACTTCATCCGGGCCGCGCGGCGCGCCCTGCGCAAGGGCGGCACCCTATGGCTGGTCGCCAACCGGCATTTGCCCTACGAGGCCGTCCTGGCCGCTGCGTTCCGCCGCGTCGAGGCGCGTGCCGACAAGGGCGGCTACAAGGTCGTCGAGGCCACGGCATGAGCGGCAGGACGCCAACCGCACGGCTGGACAAGCTGCTGGCCAATCTCGGCTACGGCTCGCGTCGGGAAATCCAGATGCTGGCCAGGAACGGCCATATCCTCCTGGACGGCGCGCCCTTCCAGGCTGCCGACAGCCGGATCGCCCTGACGCCCGACCTGGAAGACCGCCTCATCGTGGACGGCGAGCGGCTGGACCCGTTGCCAGGCGTCGTCCTGGCGATGCACAAGCCCCTTGGCGTTACCTGCTCGCACAAGGAAGCCGGGCCGCTCGTCTATGACCTCCTGCCCGCGCGATGGCGCCGGCGCGATCCGGCCCTGTCGACCGTCGGGCGGCTGGACAAGGAAACCTCCGGCCTGCTTCTCATCACCGACGACGGCGCCTTCCTGCACAAGGTCATCGCGCCGCGCAGCCATGTGGAGAAACGGTATCGCGCCGTGCTGGCGCGCCCGCTGCGGGGCGACGAGGGCCAGATTTTCGCCGCCGGCACCTTGCTGCTCGAGGGTGAGGACAAGCCCCTCCTGCCGGCGACGCTGGAGGCCATCGGCGAACGCGAGGCGTTCCTGACCGTCGGCGAAGGCCGATACCATCAGGTGCGCCGCATGTTCGCCGCGCTCGGCAACCATGTCGAAGAGCTGCATCGCGACAGGCTGGGCGGCCTTGCCTTGCCCGGCGATCTCGCGCCCGGCGCCTACCGCGCCCTCGACGCGGCCGAAAGGGCGTCGATCTTTTCGGGACGATCGTAAAAGGGGCCGCGATGGCGGCCCCGGACGATGCTGAAACGGCGGATCAGACCGCCGGCCATTGATGGTGGAAGACGCCATCCTTGTCGGTACGATGGAAGGTGTGCGCGCCGAACAGGTCGCGCTGGGCCTGCGTCAGGTTGGTGGTGCCGCGCGCCCGCCGGTAATCGTCGAAATAGGACAAGGCCGCCGCCAACGCCGGAACGGCGATGCCGGCCATGGCCGCCTTGGCGACCACATGGCGCAAAGCGCTTTCACCCGCGCTGACCCGCGCCACGAATTCCGGCGCATGCAGGAGATTTGCCGGCGGTTCAGCGCCCTCGTACGCCTTGGTGATATCATCCAGGAACTGCGAGCGGATGATGCAGCCGGCACGCCAGATGCGGGCGATCTCGCCCAGCGGCAGGTTCCAGGAATGCTCGGCGGACGCAGCCGTCAGCACTGCAAAGCCCTGTGCGTAGGCGATGATCTTGGCCGTCTCCAAAGCGGCTTCCAGCTCGTTCAAGCCCTCCTTGTCGCCATGGAACTCGGCTTTGGCGGGCGCGACCGACGAATAGAGGCTTTCGGTCAGCTCGCGCTCGGCCTTGCGGGAAGATACGCTGCGCGCCGACACGGCGGCTTCGATGGTGGTGGCGCCGACGCCCAGCTTCTGCGACTCGATGACGGACCAGCGGCCCGTGCCCTTCTGCCCGGCCTCGTCCAGGATCACGTCCACCATCGGCTTGCCGGTCTCGGAATCCTTTTCCGCCAGCGTCACAGCGGTGATCTCGATGAGATAGGACGACAGGCCGCGCGTGTTCCAGTCGGCGAAGATGTCGGCCATCTCGCCTGCGGAAAGCCCCACCCCATCGCGCAGGATGCCGTAGATCTCGGCGATCATCTGCATGTCGGCATATTCGATGCCGTTATGGATGGTCTTCACAAAGTGGCCCGCGCCGTCCGGCCCCAGCCACGCCACGCAGGGCTCGCCCTCGTACTTGGCTGAAATCGGCTCGAGGATCGGCTTCAGCGATGCATAGGTTTCGGGCGCGCCGCCCACCATCATCGAAGGGCCGTGCCGCGCGCCGAGCTCGCCGCCGGAAACGCCCATGCCGACGAAATGAAACGGCGTCTCTTCCACCAGCTTCGAACGGCGCACGGTATCGTTGAAATCGGCATTGCCGGCATCGATGATGATGTCGCCCGGCGACAACAGCGGCATGATGCGCTTCATCTCTTCGTCGACGATGGGGCCGGCCGGAACCATGAACAGCACCAGCCGCGGTGCCTTCAACCGCGACAGGAAATCCTCGATCGAGTCGGTGGGGACGATATTCTGGCCGATCTCACCGTTTTCGTCGCGCAGGGCATACCCCTTCTCGACGGTGCGGTTGTTGACGGCGACCTTGAACCCCTTCTCGGCCATGTTGAGCGCCAGGTTGGCTCCCATGGTTCCGAGACCCAGAACGCCGATATCGGCAATACGCTCGCTCATGATGAGACTCCGAGTTGCAAAATCTGCGGTTGTATCGATCCTGGGGCGGCTGCCGTCAATCGCCAATACCGCGGGCCAGGCAAAAGCGGCCGGCGATTTTCAGATTTCCACCAATCGATCCGGTATCTCGTTCAGGCCGGCATCGTCCTGCGGGAAATGCTGAGCCAGCAACGCCCCGGCTGCCGCGATGGCCTCCACGAAACCATCGGCAAGGGTGTCGTCGCGGCCCGCGCGGATGAGCGTATCGACGATGTCGGTCCACGCCTCCGGCGGCACTCGGGCAGCGATGCCGTCATCGGCGATCACCTCGGCATAATGCTCCGCCTCCGACAGGAACAGGAGCACGCCGGTGCGCCCCGCCGTGGAGTGCAGATTATGGGCCAGGAACTGCTCCCGTGCGACGCGCGCCGCCGCCATCCGCGCCAGGAAGCCCGGCACGAACAGGCGGCGCAACCGTGGCACGAAACGCAGCAGCGCGAGCAGGAGGCATGCGCCGACGATCTGCCCGAAGGCAAGGTCCACCGCTGAAACGGCATGCCCGGCGAGCGCCCCCAGGACTGCGGCAACAAAGCCGGAGAGGATGCAGAGCGTTAGTGCGACCGCATAGGAAATGGGCGTCACATCGGCGCTTGCCCGGGCGAAGACCGCGTAGATCTCGCCGCTGGTGCCGTTTTCGGCACGGGCGATGGAGGCGGCGACGCGGTCGTGATCCTGTTTCGTGAAACGCAGCGGCATCGCGCCTTCTCCTGTCTACCAGCTTCCGGAGGCGCCACCGCCTCCGAAAGAGCCGCCGCCGCCGGAAAAGCCACCGCCGGAGGATCCGCCACCCCAGCCGCCGCCCAGGCCGCCGCCGGCCATGCCGCCGCCCCAGTACCCCGCATTGCCGCGCCTGCGCCGGCCCGACCGGCCGCCGAACTCCATACCCATGAACCTGCGGCGGCCACCCGGCAGTTTCGTTCCGAAGATCCGTGCCAGCAACATCAGGGCCACCGGGCCGAAGGCCGTGGCCAGGATGAACAGCACGACCGCGAGGCTGATCCAGTCATCGACGCCCTCACCGCTCCATCCGGCGTTGCGCTCGGCGCGCGCCCGGACCTCATCGGCGTTGCCGGACAGGATCGAGACGATGGCGTCGGCCCCCGCCGCGATGCCGCCGGCAAAGTCGGAGCTGCGGAAGCGGGGAAGGATGTCGTTTTCGATGACGATGCGGGACAGGGCATCGGTCAACGTCCCTTCCAGTCCGTAGCCGACTTCGATGCGCACCTGGCGCTCGTCCCGCGCGACAAGCAGCAGGACGCCGTTGTTCTCGCCCTGCTGCCCGATGCCCCAGTGCCGCGCCAGGCGGTTTGCAAAATCCGCGATCTCGTAGCCTTGCAGGTTCGGGACCGTGGCTACCACGACCTGGTCGGTCGATGATGCCTCGTGCGCGGCCAGGCGCGCCTGCAACGCCTCGGCCTGCGCACGCGTCATCATGCCGGCCGCATCGACGACCCGTCCGCTGAGAATGGGGAAATCCTGTGCGAACGCCTGCGGGGACAGCAGTGACAGCACCATGGCCAGCATGACGCCCCATGTACGGGCGAACCGCCCGAGCGTATCGAAGGTCCGTGTCATGCCGGGAGGGCTCAGTTGGTGCCGAAGTTGACGCTGGGCGGTGTCGCGGCACCTTCGGTTGCTTCGAATGCCTGCATCGGCTCAGCCTCGGGATAGAGAATACCCGCGATCCACCGGCCGGGAATCGTGCGCAGCTCCGTGTTGTAGACCCGCACCCGCTCGATGTAGTCCCGCCGCGCCACGGCGATGCGGTTTTCGGTCCCTTCGAGCTGGCTCTGCAGCGCCAGGAAATTCTGGTTGGACTTCAGGTCCGGATAGCGTTCCACCGTTACCAGCAGGCGCGACAGCGCGCCGGACAATTCGTTTTGTGCGGCCTGGAACCGCTCGACGGCGGCCGGGTCTGTGAGCTGGTCGGCGTTGATGGTGGTCTGCGTGGCCTTGGCACGCGCCTCAACCACCGCCGTCAGGACCTCGCGCTCCTGTGCGGCGAAGCCGCGCACCGTCTCGACCAGGTTGGGAATCAGGTCGGCGCGGCGCTGATACTGATTCTGTACCTCGGCCCATGCGGCCTTGGCCTGTTCCTCGTAAGTCGGAACGTTGTTCACGCCGCAGGCGCCCAGCAGCGGCAGAAGAACCGCCGCCATCAGGAACCATGCGAGGGGGCGCGATGAACGGCCGCTGGTCAGGGGAATGGCATTCGACATGGACGAGTCGCCTTCGGCAGATGGAGCATCCCACCATACAGCGCGTTCGACGGCGGTTGTAGTGCTGGATCGCAGATCACCCGAGCAAGACACGGCGGCCAAGGCACACCAGCAGAATGATGATGCACCACAGCGATGCGGAAGCGGTCACGATCCACACCAGATTGCTCATGGAGGCGCATCCCCTTCCGCTCCTTGTCGAGGCATTGGACACCAAACGAGTGTACCGTTCGCAAATCGAAAGGGTTTCCAAACAGGAAAGATTGTCCATCGAGTGCACCGCAAAAATCCAGCGGGATCGAACTCCTTTCCAGATTGTTAATAGCATCGAATACCGGTCGGGCCTCGTCCAGGCCCGGCGGGCCATACGATCGAACAGGAGTTGGACATGAAGCGCATTCTTGCCGCCGCTGTCTTTGCCCAGGCCGCCCTTCTGGGCCCGACCATCGCCAATGCCGCCGATGTCGGGGGTTATGCCCCGGCCGAACCCTACCCCGAAGTCGTCGAGCGCGATGGCGTGCGCATCGGTTACCTGACCTGCGATGTCGGCGGTGGCGTCGGCTACGTCCTCGGGTCCGCGAAAACCCTCGATTGCACCTTCCAGTCCACGACCGGTGCGCGTACATCGGAGGTCTACACGGGCGTCATGCGCAAGATGGGCGTGGACCTCGGCTTCACGACGCGCGGGCAGCTCGTCTGGGCCGTCTTCGCCCCGACGGCCGGTTACCACAAGGGCTCCCTGAGCGGCGTCTACCAGGGCGCGACCGTGGAGGCGACCCTGGGTGCCGGAGCCGGCGCCAATCTCCTGATCGGCGGCACCGCCGGCTCCATTCAGCTACAGACGATCAGCGTCAGCGGCCAGCTGGGCCTGAACGCGGCGGCAACCGGCACGTCGGTGACGTTGACGCCGACAGCCTGACCGCGTCGAACGGTCCATGCCGCGCCATCGCGCGCGGCATGGCTTCAAGCGCGGTTCAGCCGCGCCGCATGCCAGGCGATGTGATCGTCCATGAAGGTGGATATGAAGTTGTAGGAGTGGTCGTACCCCTCCCGCATGTTCAACGTCAGCGCAATGCCGGCCTTTTCGCAGGCGACCTTCAGGATATTGGGCCTCAGGCCCGTCTCCAGGAACTGGTCGGCCGTGCCCTGGTCCACCAGAAACTCCGGAAACCGCTTGCCATCCTCGATCAGGAGGCAGGTGTCATACTGGCGCCATGCCATCGCGTCGTGGCCGAGGTATTTTTCCAGCGCCGGGCGCGACCAGTCCGCGGTCGTGGGATGGACGATGGGCGCGAAGGCGCTGCAACTGCGATAGAGCTCGGGGTTCCTGAGGGCGATCGTCATGGCGCCGTGGCCACCCATGGAATGGCCGAAAATGCCGTGCCGCGCTACGTCCGCCGGAAAGTTGACCGCCACCAGCGACGGAAGCTCGTCCACGACATAGGAGTACATGCGGTAATTGTGGCGCCATGGCGACTGGGTCGCATCGACATAAAAGCCGGCGCCCGACCCCATCTGCCAGTTGTCGGCCTCGTCCGGCACGTTCGGCCCGCGCGGGCTGGTGTCCGGCATCACGACGATCAGCCTGTGCTCGGCGGCCGCGCGGCGAAACTCTCCCTTGTCCATCGCATTCTGGTGCGTGCAGGTCAGCCCGGAAAGGTAAGTCACGACGGGCAGCTTTTCGCCGGGCGCATGCTCCGGCACGAAAACCGCGAACGTCATCTCGCAGTCGGTGGTGCGGGACTGATGGCGATACACCCCTTGCGTTCCGCCATGCGCCTTCGACGTCGACACCAGATCCATC
This genomic window from Aureimonas sp. OT7 contains:
- a CDS encoding LemA family protein, with the protein product MAAVLLPLLGACGVNNVPTYEEQAKAAWAEVQNQYQRRADLIPNLVETVRGFAAQEREVLTAVVEARAKATQTTINADQLTDPAAVERFQAAQNELSGALSRLLVTVERYPDLKSNQNFLALQSQLEGTENRIAVARRDYIERVRVYNTELRTIPGRWIAGILYPEAEPMQAFEATEGAATPPSVNFGTN
- a CDS encoding DUF992 domain-containing protein, which encodes MKRILAAAVFAQAALLGPTIANAADVGGYAPAEPYPEVVERDGVRIGYLTCDVGGGVGYVLGSAKTLDCTFQSTTGARTSEVYTGVMRKMGVDLGFTTRGQLVWAVFAPTAGYHKGSLSGVYQGATVEATLGAGAGANLLIGGTAGSIQLQTISVSGQLGLNAAATGTSVTLTPTA
- the fghA gene encoding S-formylglutathione hydrolase → MDLVSTSKAHGGTQGVYRHQSRTTDCEMTFAVFVPEHAPGEKLPVVTYLSGLTCTHQNAMDKGEFRRAAAEHRLIVVMPDTSPRGPNVPDEADNWQMGSGAGFYVDATQSPWRHNYRMYSYVVDELPSLVAVNFPADVARHGIFGHSMGGHGAMTIALRNPELYRSCSAFAPIVHPTTADWSRPALEKYLGHDAMAWRQYDTCLLIEDGKRFPEFLVDQGTADQFLETGLRPNILKVACEKAGIALTLNMREGYDHSYNFISTFMDDHIAWHAARLNRA
- a CDS encoding TPM domain-containing protein — protein: MTRTFDTLGRFARTWGVMLAMVLSLLSPQAFAQDFPILSGRVVDAAGMMTRAQAEALQARLAAHEASSTDQVVVATVPNLQGYEIADFANRLARHWGIGQQGENNGVLLLVARDERQVRIEVGYGLEGTLTDALSRIVIENDILPRFRSSDFAGGIAAGADAIVSILSGNADEVRARAERNAGWSGEGVDDWISLAVVLFILATAFGPVALMLLARIFGTKLPGGRRRFMGMEFGGRSGRRRRGNAGYWGGGMAGGGLGGGWGGGSSGGGFSGGGGSFGGGGASGSW